A stretch of DNA from Alteromonas gilva:
TCAAATACCGACCTAAATCAATGACGTCATCTTGATTCATTGCCTTATCGTCGGTTTTCGCTATTCCATTGGATGACATACTAAAGTTCCAGGTAATATTTTGTTCGAGATTAGAAAAAGCTTTGTTCGATAGTGATAATATCACCAGGTAGGATTGGTGTGTACCTGTCTGCTTGTATTCTAACGCTTTCTCCATCAACTGTTCTGTCGATATATACCTTGGTTTTGGAGGCCCTTTCGGTATATCCACCTGCTAATGCAGCAGCTTTGTCTATGTTTAGACCTGGTTGAAATGCATAGCCCCCTGGGTTCTTTACTTCACCATTCACAAAGAAGGGGCGATATTCAACTATCGAAACAGACACAGATGGATCAACTAAATAGTCGCCCTTTAATCCCTCATAAATATAGTTTTCTAATTCGCCGACGGTCATCCCTATGATCTTAACTTCACCCAGGTAAGGATAATTGATAACACCTATATCAGTAAGACGAGTCTCTAAGGTTAAGTCTTCTTGGCCGTACACGAGTATTTTGAGGAGGTCACCCGAACCTAGTGTATATTGATTAAGTTGGCTGGACTGGGCAAAAGAATTTGCTGACACTAAAAGTGCCAGCAACAAACTTACTACTACTGTTTTCATATTTTGAACTGACCGTTTACAAACTCACTGTTGCCGAAACGCTGAACAAGTTTCTATCAAATTCAATGGTTTCTCGGTTACTGCTTCGCTGATCAAAGGTGTAACCCGCTTGAATAAGCACCCAACGTCGCATCTCATAATTTAAAAACATACCAATGGTAGTATTTTTATCTTCACGATCGCTACCTGCACCGGTATAGGTATCTGTTGAGTACGAAGCGTTAACTGTGGTCGAGGTACGCTCTAACCATTGGTGATCCCAGGACGCTCTGTAAGTGTTAGTTTCGATAAAATCACCTTCACCGTTGGTTTCATTGGTATTGGTGAATGCAGTAAAATCAACAGTTGAATAAGTCAGCGGTTCCCAGGTTACACCTACGCGCCAGTCTAAACCATTGAATGATTCACGGCCTGCAGCTGCAAAATCTTTATTACGATAACCTACTTTAACATAACCGGTAGTTTTTGCAGTGGATTCCCACTGTGCACCAACTAATGCGCGTGTTTCTGTACTATCCAATGGCTGGGTAGGGTCTAAAGCAAAATCGTAGGAAACGTCTGCATAGGTAACATCAAAGGTTAAATCGGTTGCTGGCATTACCCGGTAGTAAAACGTACTGCCAAGATCTGCTCTGTCCAGGTCACGGCTGCGATATCGATCGGTGTCAATGTCATAATCGACAATTGAATAACCAGCGGTAAAATCAACACGGCCTTTAGCTGTCATAGCGCCGTAAGAATAAACCGCATTTACAGACGGATTCTTATACGTATCCACCGAATTAATGGAGTCGCCGTTACCTATAGTAAAGCTTGTACCACGGTCATCATGACCATCGTCGTACAAGGCAGACACGTTAAGACGATTACGGCTGTTTAATTCTAGTGCAGCAGATGCACTTAAAAGGTGATCGGTAAAATCATCAGCTGAGCTGGAATAATAGTCCGCGCGGGTCAGCTGGTAACCAAACTGAATTTGGTTAGGGCCATAGTTGTTAACTAACGTAAACGCCGGAACAACAGTACGCTTATAACTTCTGATCTCATCGTCTGATGAGCGGATAACGTTATCGTCAAGAGTCAAATCCAGAGCCACTGTTGGGAAGAGTTGAAACCCGCCTAAATCAATGCCTGCAGCATCTTGAGCGCTTACATTACCACCTATTAAAATACTAGAAACTGCTGTCGCTAAGTATAATTTTTGCATACCTTTGTCCTTTTATAGCTCAATTTAGCTTGTTGTAATCACTTACTGTAAACACTCCCTTTACTACATGGCGGTATGTGGTACGTACTGACTAAAATTTTGTAAGTGTAAAAGCTACCCTGTATTGAGCGTCTCGTTAAGTGTGAAAACCCTGTATAGTGCAAGCGAAAAACATGCCAATACGTTAATTTACTACAATTAAAACCATCGTAAACTAACAAGTATGTTGATTAGCTGATTATCTACTCGCATATAATCTATTTGCATATAATGTCATCTAAGTAACCAGCTAGTCAAAGCATATATTAGCGAATGATTTTAATTTTTTAAGTCTTCAAATGCGATTTTTGATAAATTAAGCGTGTTTTTTCGTTATGATAATAAAATGTTTACGTGGCATTAACATTTGGCTCTTCTAGCATAACCCCTCCATGTATTTTCAAAGGGTAAAGGTAATCTGTAGGGGGTAAATTAACTGCCGCTGGCGGTACTTTATAGTTGTATGTTAGCGAAAGTGGTTAGCAGAAATTACAGGCAGGTGCCTGAGGCATTTTACCAGGTTGCGGCCCTCTGACCTGTCGGCAATCCAAGCCCAACAAATGTGACGGTTGTTAGAGGCACACCATGAATAAATCCGGTGTGCTGATTTTTGATTGAGCTGATTTTTTGCTGGCCTTCCGGGTTTTGTATATATATCAAATATATATAATGCTGCGTTAAAGGGTTTTTATACCGTAATGGTTATTTGTTGTGGCGACCCTTTGTGTTGGACGAACATGCAGTTGTTGGTTTTACAGGTAGTAACGAGATGGTGGTAGTAAAATGAGCGACCAGGATCGATATAAAGGCGATAACGAAATTACCGAACCCCATGTCGGCCACGGTGGCGGTTTTATCGTTCGCAATAAAAATGGTTTTGCTACGCTTTACCGCCTGATAGACGTGTTCATTATCACAGTATTGTACTGTATGTCCGGCTTTTACTTTGAAATAGCATTCACTTTTGCCCCCATGCTGTTGCTATTTGCATACGTTATGAGTTTTCAAATAACGGCCGAGGCAATTGAGCTTTATCGTTCCTGGCGCGGGCATCGAACCATCGAAATTCTCCGGGCGGTGGCGATTGTTTGGTTTTTTAGTGGGTTAATAACCTTAACCGTCGGCTTTTTCTTTGGTTCCAAAATTGCCTTATTGCCGCAATTTATTTTCTTGTGGTTTTGTCTTACGTTACTGGTGCTGCTGGTGTGGCGTTATGTAATGCGCAAAGTGTTGTTCAGAGTGCGAAAAAGCGGCAGGAATTCCCGTGAAGCTATTATTATTGGGGCCACCCAGGTGGGGTTAAATGTCGCCAATCAGATTAACGAAAACGAACAACTGGGTATTCGCTTTAAAGGCCTGTTTGATGACCGTGCTGACACGCGCTTATCTCACGAACTACA
This window harbors:
- a CDS encoding polysaccharide biosynthesis/export family protein, which gives rise to MKTVVVSLLLALLVSANSFAQSSQLNQYTLGSGDLLKILVYGQEDLTLETRLTDIGVINYPYLGEVKIIGMTVGELENYIYEGLKGDYLVDPSVSVSIVEYRPFFVNGEVKNPGGYAFQPGLNIDKAAALAGGYTERASKTKVYIDRTVDGESVRIQADRYTPILPGDIITIEQSFF
- a CDS encoding outer membrane beta-barrel protein: MQKLYLATAVSSILIGGNVSAQDAAGIDLGGFQLFPTVALDLTLDDNVIRSSDDEIRSYKRTVVPAFTLVNNYGPNQIQFGYQLTRADYYSSSADDFTDHLLSASAALELNSRNRLNVSALYDDGHDDRGTSFTIGNGDSINSVDTYKNPSVNAVYSYGAMTAKGRVDFTAGYSIVDYDIDTDRYRSRDLDRADLGSTFYYRVMPATDLTFDVTYADVSYDFALDPTQPLDSTETRALVGAQWESTAKTTGYVKVGYRNKDFAAAGRESFNGLDWRVGVTWEPLTYSTVDFTAFTNTNETNGEGDFIETNTYRASWDHQWLERTSTTVNASYSTDTYTGAGSDREDKNTTIGMFLNYEMRRWVLIQAGYTFDQRSSNRETIEFDRNLFSVSATVSL